Sequence from the Panicum virgatum strain AP13 chromosome 5N, P.virgatum_v5, whole genome shotgun sequence genome:
CCGCTCGAGGGTGTTCTGGATCCCCTCATGGCTGGTGTCATGCGCGTGGTTGAGCAGCTGCGGCCAGAGCGAAGATGATGCCGGAATGTAGATGCGGCCTTGGTGTAGCACGAAGCCGTCGGCCTCAGACCACACTGTGCCGGCGACACCGTCGTGGATCTCCTGGTGCTTGACGACTATCTCAGGGAGAGATTGCGCCTCACGCTGGAACGCGTCGAAGAGGGGGAACTCCGGCCGCGACATGGACTGAGCGTGAACGCGTGCGCCAAGTTCATGCTCGTCACGCCGTGACAAGGCATCAGCTGCCGCATTCTGCTTCCCAGGCTTGTACTCCACTTGAAAACTATACCCAAAGAGTTTGCTTACCCAGGTGTGCTGAGGTATTGTCGAGAGACGCTGATCCAAGAGGTGCTTGAGACTGCAATGGTCCGTTCGCACGATGAACTCTGCCGTCCACAAGTAAGGCTGCCAGTGGCGCACGGCCTGCACGAGTCCAATGAGCTCGCGCTCATATGCCGCCAACTTGGCGTGTTGCGGCGCGACGGTGCGGCTGAAGAAGGCTATTGGCCCGTGCCCTTGATGTAGCACTGCGCCGAAGCCGGATCCCGATGCGTCGCAGTCCACGACGAACGCCTTGGTGAAGTCGGGTAGCTGCAGGACCGGAGCCTTCGTCAGCGCGCGCTTGAGGTCATGGAACGCCGCCGTAGCCGCGTCGCCCCACTGGAACGCGTCCCGCTTGAGGAGGGCCGTCAGTGGCGCAGCGATGACGCCGTAGTTGTGGATGAAGCGCCGATAGTACCCCGTGAGCCCCAGAAACCCACGGAGCGCCTTGATGGAGCGCGGTAGCGGCCAATCCTGGACGGCCTGAACCTTGTCGACGTCCATGGCAACCACGCCGTTCTCGATGACATGGCCGAGGTAGTGGATCCGGCGTTCACCAAAGGAGCACTAGGAGAGCTTGAGGACGAGGCCGTGCTGCCGAAGCGTGCTGAGGACCGCCCGGACATGCTGCAGGTGTTCTGTCTCGGTGCGGCTGAAGATGAGAATGTCGTCGAAGAAGACCAATACGCACCGGCGGAGAAACGGCCGCAGCACCTCGTTCATGAGGGCTTGGAACGTCGATGGCGCGTTGATGAGGCCGAAAGGCATCACTAAGAACTCAAAGTGCCCATGGTGAGTTCGAAACGCTGTTTTGGCAATGTCATCCGGATGCATCCTGACCTGATGGTACCCGCTGCGTAGATCAAGCTTTGTGAAGAACACGACATCCTTAAGCTCGTCCAAGAGTTCCTCCACGATCGGAATTGGAAACTTGTCCCGGACCGTCTTGCTGTTGAGCGCTCTGTAGTCGACGCAGAAGCGCCAAGAGCCATCACGCTTGCGAACCAGCAACACAGGTGACGAGAACGCCGAGGTGCTGGCCCTAATAATCCCTTGCTCCAGCATTGCTTGACATTGGGCCTCGATTTCATCTTTGAGCATTTGGGCGTACTGGTATGGTCTGACGGCCACCGGAGGGGTGTTGGGCAGCAGATGGATCCGGTGATCCAGTTGTCGAGGCGGCGGCAACCCGGACGGCGTCGCGAACAAGTCGTCGAACTCAGCGAGGAGGGCCATCAGGGGGTTGGCGGCCCGCGTGACTGCCAAACGTGGCAACGGTGTGGCGTGCACTCCTGTCCAGCGCACCTTGTGATCATGGCGCCAGAACGTCATGGAGAGCTTGGAGAGGTCCCAGACGATGAGTCCCAGGGAGCGCAACCAATCGCAGTCCAAGATGAGGTCGTAGCCTTCCAGCGGGAGGACGTAGAGGTCGGTCGAGAACTGTTCGTCCTCGACGGTCATGGACACGCCACGACAGACGCCGGAGGTGGGCACGCGATCGCCGTTCGCGACGCCCACTGAGAGACCCGGCCGTGGGGTGGGAACGAGGCCGACACGACGAGCCATGGCGTCGGAGATGGAGTGCGTCGACCCGGAGTCGATCAACGCGACCATGGTGGCGCCGCGGATCGCTACTCGGAGTTGTAGAGTGGAGCTCGTCCAGATGCCGGTGACGGCGTGCACCGAGATGGTGACGGCGTCCTCCGCTGCGTCCCCGTCGTAAGTTCCAGGTAGTAGATCCCTTTGCCAGAGCAGACCTTGGCATGTTCCTTTGAGAACTTCTTAGGGCAGTTGAAGCACAGCCCTTCCAGAAAGCATTGGCCCATCTCCTCCGGTGAGAGCCGCTTGAAATGGTCGTCCGTCGGCAATGGAGGTTTGGGCGCGGCCACGGGCAGTGCTGATGTAGAGCCTGTGGTGGGTGTTGCCGGCGTGGACTGCGACGAGGAGGCCGATGCACGCTGAGCGGAACGCGACGTCGTACAGCCTCCACCGGTGGACAGCTCCGTGGTCACGTGTTGGCGACGCTCGAACGCACGGGCTAGAGCCATGGCGTCCTCTAGTGTTGCCGACTTCTGCATCTCGACGTCCGTGCTGAGGGGCTGCTGGAGTCCCGCCGTGAAGATGGCGATCTGTTGCGGCTCCGTGACATCTTCGCAGCGAGCCAGGAGCAGGAGGAATTGCTCCTAGTAATCGTCGACCGTGGAGGTGCGGCGGAGTTGTGTCAGCTCGCCCAAGGGGTTGCTACGCAGTGGGGGCCCGAACCTCCGGTTGATGCCGTCGACGAACTGACTCCACGACGGAACGCCCTGGTTTTTCTCCAGACGATAGTACCATTGGCCAGCGGCGCCGTCGAGGTAGAAGGACGCCGTCGGAACCTTGAGGTGTTCCGGCGTGCCGTAGGTGCGGAAGAACTGCTCGCCTATGTGCAGCCACGTGATGGGATCATCGTTGTTGTCATACTTCGGGAATTGCAGCTTGTGGCCAGGGGTCGCCGGCTTGCCGAACGAGGATGCATCGTGGGTGTCGAAGCGACCCTGTTTGTCCAGGATCTGGGTCTGCACGTTCTTCACCGACGCGGAGATGAGACTTGTTTCTTGGCAAACGGCAGAGATCTCCGCGTCCATGCGCTTGCCAAGGTCGCCGACCATCTTGACGAGCTTGTCGAACATGGATTCCATGGAGGCTTGGGTGGCCGGCGTTTGATCGGCGTCGTCGGAAATGGCGGTGGAGCGATGGGTTTAGCGGCGCGCAGGGGAGAGGGGGGTTGTGGGCAGGCGATAGATGGAACAGGCGGAGGAAAGACCTAGCTGATACCAAATGATGTGGACTGCTATATTAATCAATCCCAAATCACAGATAACAGGTTCAGTAGTTGGATAGAACCCTAGCTCGCCCTCACGCAGGAGGCTCTGAGCTCTAAAGGCTATCCTTCTACTTACCAAGACTCCTCTCTTCCCTGAATATAAAGACTCTATCTTAACAGACCTCATAAACTTAAGCCTAACAAACCGGAATTAACCAAACTAGGCGCCTATTCTGTTGTAGACGCCCTTGCCTTGCTCCTGCACTGGTACTTCTTGTCAAATATAGTGTCCACAACATATAATGTCAATTGTGGATTCagacattcaaaaatatattaatataaTTAGGGGTGCAtattggtgacccttaggtgcacctccaactctctttagttcaaaattttgtactgaTTCTCCAAATTGAGATCTCATTTTGgagaattagtacaaaattttaaactaaagaggGAGGGACACCTAAGGGTCATCAATTGACATCCCTAAATATAATAACAGATCACTATAAGGGCCTGAACTACAACCTACCTTGCATAATTTAGCAAATTTCTGATCATCTGGGGAGTGCAGTGAAGCAATTGCAGTGATAGCATATTTTGATTCAGCACGAGTTCCTTCAATGCACTTTTGCTCCAATAATGGGTAGATGACATTGCTGGAAACAGAAATAAAAGTGTCTTTACTACGAAATGTACAAATATCCCTCTTACAAACAGATGTACTGCAGTCACTTCTTTAGAAAATTGGGAAAAGTTCACTTTTCACCATAACGAAAAATCATGAATCTGTTAACTCGTTAAAGTATTTTAATATTTTCTGGTTTATTTGACCCCTTGCTTCTTAATATCAGTGCAACTAACCCATAAGCCATAGTGATAATTTTGCAAGGGTGGAGAACGTTTAGGTGGTTCAACCTCATTGGATAGCCAGCTGGCTGAATGACGTCAGCTAAACCACTTAAACCATTTCCACCCCGCAAAGTAAAGATAGGGTAACCATCATTAGGGGTTTAATGCAGCGATATCATGAAACAAGGGGTTGAAAACTTCAAACACAgcagaaaaacaaataaggtgtTAAGTGGGCTATCACAATACTTCAGTGGAGTAAAGTGGAATTTTTTCCTTGAAATAACAGATACAGTAAATATATTCTCTGAGTTTTGATCTATATATGAAGCTAACATGTCGCAGCGCACGAGTAAATCAGAACTTGTCCTTGATAACTCACATGTGAGGTGCAGTATTTATACAGACACCAAACCTTAAGAATGCCTTAATTGCTCAAATAGGTTGCTATATTTCCTTGTCATCCACTGTGTGTAAGTACTTATTATCCTATGGGGTCTACTAAGAGATAATGTTTACACTTCTTAAATAAGCATTTGTCATGTTCGGAATAATCATCAATAAACAAATAGATCAAGACAATACAGCTTCACATACGATATACAAATGCAATTACCTGAAACTAATAGATAAATGGTGTGTGGGTTTCGCCAAATGTGCCAAGATCCGGAGAGTCTTCTCATTTATCAGGACTGATTCTTCGGATAATAACTTAAGCAAGTACTCCTCTGACCCTCGGAATAATGATGGAAACACCAATGCAACTACCTACATGGTTACACCTTCGAGTGAGAAGCATACAAGATGCTTCTTGAATCAGAAGAAAACACATTGATAAACTCAAACATTAAAATTCTAGTAAGATGCAACTCATACAATCCAACTGAAATAACAAACATAAATCTAAGAAGGCAGTCCTTGTGGTTCTGTAAGCAATCTTGGATAGATGATAGCATTGCTTAGCATGATTGAAAGCATGGAAATAGTTGTAAGTGTCAGCAGGAAGTCAAACAAGAGTGCTCTTTACATGGAATCTACAATTAAGAAGTCTTTAACATTGTTAAGTACATCGCAGCACAATCAAGGATGAGGATTGAAAATGCAGAAGATAATCATAAACAACTTGCAGGCTCAGAGCATTGGAGACAGAAATTATACAGGAGGCCAGATAAACACGTCCAATCCTGGCTTACAACAAGGGTAGAATTTGCGATGCCTGCAAAGAAACACGTAGCTTGCTTGCTAACTAATAGCCTGAGACATGCAAGCTGTTGCAACCAATTGCCAGAAAAAAGATTAATGCAGAAAACATAAACAAATCACACAGTGAAGAGTACAATTAGTATGCCTAAGAAGAAACAGATAGCTTGGTTGCAGTCAAAGGTTGTAAAAATCAAAGATTCTGAGTCAGATCAGACGTCTTTAAGAACATAATAATGGATcttaaaaataaatattgtaAAAACATAGATTCAATTGGCTATAACTGTAGAATCAGGACCCTTAATCCAGATTATAAATATGTTAAATTGCATGGCAGAATCGTAGATTTTGTCAACTCCTAGTTGGCAAGGTATGCCACCTGTTGCAAGCAGTTACAAACAAAAAACCAATCTGCCTTTCATTCCTTTCACAAGGGATGCACCATTAAACTGCAAGCATGTTTGGAGGGCCCAAATTTCAAATGCAGCCCTCCAATTTGATGGAGAAATACTAGATCTACCCCAACTCATACTTTCTATATTATCATAAATATGCTTACCAGTAAAAGATCACAAGCAGAGTCCACATAATCAGTTAGTTCATTTCCACAGGATAAAAGAGATTCAAAGATAGCACAGATCATCTCCCGATTAAATATTGAATATGAACATTTTATAGAcagaattttgaaaaagctgTGTATTGGGTGTTTGTGTCCAATCCTCTTGAGAAACGAATCCTGCAGATGTTGCGCACACACTGTCAGATACAATGAGCATAGAATTTGAAGCTTTAACGATCTGTTAGGACTTAGGACAACtgtattaagaagaagagcACTTATGCAGGCGAAGAAAAATGAATAGAAGTAACTAGGGCATACCAATTGAGATGTGTCCTTTTATAAGTAAAAAAAAGTTGAATTGATCAAATctgttaagttttttttttatatcTCAGCAGAATTTAAATTTAGCCACTTGTAGTTAGGGATGAAAGTGGTAATCTGAACTGTTAgaacaaatttaatattttaaaatagatatgtataaaattggatggtgatcatttcttatattatcaagcacattattacaaataagaataaaattttgcataaattattttatgcattatttgctccctacaacaaaaaaaagtgaaaaaaataccgaatttgtttccgaatccataccgaattttatatctatcatttgagaaaatataggatgaatttgaggtttaccttttatgaatctttacaagctcaatgctcaaaacaagaatacaaatttgtatacaagattctatatcctatttattcgcaatcaaagaaaaacgaccaaaaaactgattaccgaataattaccgtttccgaccgttttcaaccctacttGTAGTAAGGGCGTGAAATGGTGACCCAACACCCAAGGAGCACTACTGACCCTCTTTTGTTTAATTAATTAAACTAATTTTCCAAAACATGTTACATTTTGGAAAACTAGTTAGATTAATTGAACTAAAAAGGGTTGGCAATGACCCTTAGGGGCACCAATTCACATCCCTAACTTGTGGTAAGAAACTGAACATGGAAAGTTCATATTATGTTTTGTACTAGAAAGTATATCAGGATGTGGAACTGCTATTAAAATTGCAGTAGACTTGACTCACCGGAATATTTACTAAGTATTTCGATCATGGTGAATAGATGCGGGTCATTAAAAAGATAGATACACGGAATCTAAAGGTACATAATATCATGATGTTTTCTTTCCTCAATGCATGTTGACATCTTCCACAGTTTTCTGTGTCTGTTATGGTAGCAAATATTACATCAAGATAAGGGCACAATTGAGCAGTAAACAGAGGCACGATTGAGCGACAATGCatcacaaaaaatattaaagttagaatttaaattacagaaggAGAAATGAAAAGGACAAATTCTGCTACTAACTTTTGTGAGGATTATTCTATCCATTAGTTCTCAAATTTGAAGGGCATGCACATTTGCACAAGTGTCAATTGAAAGGGGTTATCAGCAAGATTAGTTGATGCGTAAGTAGAATTCTGCAACTATGATTACAGAGTACATATGCCAATTAAACAATTGAACATTGTACAGTGAAGCCTAGAAACTATGAACTACAACATCGCCGGTAAGTTGATATTGATGGGATTCTCAAGATAACAGAAACCAGTACATTCGAGAGAAGATAACAAAAACAAGGAGAGATCAAACAGTTTGCAGCATGAAAGGGCTAAAAGAGTATTACTCTGATCAAACAGCTTGTCGCAAAAGTAGTTCCCTCATCGATTAATCCAACCAAATCCTTAAATATGTTATTATCTTTCATCTGGTGCAAATTTTTAAAGCATTCTTCAGCTTTAGAGGTATCTGCAAAGGATGTTGCCATCTTTCTGAATGATGCGCAGATTTTCTTCTGTATTTCATCTGAAGGTTCCTCCTACAGCACATGCAGGCTTCATTTTGAGAACAAACATCTGCTGTTGCCAATAGATTAATAATTTACAAACCTTCTTTGCTCGGAGCGATAAATACGCTTGCATCTCCAATTGCAACCTAAAGTAAACTTCTTCAGAATAAACATTTGCATAGAGTTATTGCACTTGCATATTATCTGTTGTGGATATGAGATACCTACCTTCTCTTCTGAGAAAAGATGATGTTCAAAGCCTTAATATGTTCCGGTTTGAAATAAGAAAAAAACTCAATCCAATGGGTTGCTCTTTCTTttggagaaagtgatgatggGAAGAGTTCTTCAGCAAATATTAGTTCCATATTCTGTGGCCTGCCATGATAAAGAAGCTAGAATTCAGAACTGTGGGCAAACTCCAATGTACAAAGGGAGAAAAAAGAACAAACCTGAAGGATTCAATATCATTATGGAAACAAACTATAAGTTTAGCTGGGATTTGTTCATAATGAGTGTTCACTGTAGCAGTTCCTTTTGAGCATTTCTCACAGTAATCTCGATACAGCTCCAGCAACTTATGCATCACATTTTTTCTAACAGATGCCTACAAAGTATGTTTGGGGTGAAACACTGTAGAGAAGTAGCCGCATTGAGAAATACAAACAGTTTATGCTCACCTTTTTGTCACGCAGCCTCTCAGCTGCAAGCAATATCACTTCATGAGGAAACAAGCTAAGATTTGATTTGGCTAAATCACAGACAGTGTTAACAGCTCGAATCCTCACTTTTTCATCAAAATCTAGTAACCTTCCTTGAAGAGATGCTGCAAAGAAATGAATATCAACATGAAAAGGCTGACAACACAGCAATCTATAAAGAAGAACAACCAATAAAAGCGCCTTACTAAGTATATCTTGCGCTTCATCCCCAGATGATTTAACCATGTAGCAGGCTTTTGCTGCATCAATTGCAGCAATTCTAACTTCTGCAGACTTATCGGAGAATCTCTTCAGGAATTCTATAAAAACTAACTTGTTTTCTTGACCAAAATGAAGATTAGATAAGGCAAGAAGCCTCCCAATCAGGTGAACTGCCTCCAGTCGTATATCAACTTGCTCACTCTACAGATATCGATGGTACAAATTCAGGAAGAATATTATACAGGTACAATGGTGTAACAAAGTAAAAAGAATCAACATACGAGAAGTTCATGTGTCAAGTTTGGAATGACAGCAAAAAGGATCTGGCGTGCACACTGGTATATTTCCAGAATAACTTTGTGATGTAATTTCCTGAGGTCATTAACTGGAATATCCTTGTTAAAAATGCATGAGGACAAAAAACTGCGAACGATAGGCTCCAATTTCTCAGGACAATTATGGATGATGTCAAAAGCAAGTTTGTGGGATGCTCCCTGCACATGCAGAAAAGAGGAAACTAAACATTAGCTGATCATATACTTGGACCCAAGAATGAGTAACATAGGTCCCCACATGTATGAGTATTTGTCCACACCATTGGGAACTTCAAGCTTTGAAGAAACATGCCATCAACAAGTAAAGAAACTAGAAAGTAAAAAACACACCTTGCCATCTTTTACTAAATTGCGTAaaatcaaatccacaagaggTTGGGTAACTTTTTCATTCAATATTTGCACTATAATTGATAGCATGGCTTGGCACACACTCTGCTGAAGACCTTGCCTGCAAAAAGGTTTGCAGAAAAGATGTTACTAAAGACTTCATATTAAGTTTCTAGAGTCAAACAAGTATCCGGCAGACAAGTATGAAACTaagaaattcaaatttcaaaaataatcAGGAATGTAGTATACAAAAAATGCTAACAATAATGCaacattttctttttaaaatacATTTATATTGGAATATGTAATTCCATTAAACAAAAGACTCAGCAACCATGATCCTCCGTGCCTCCTGAGGCAAAAGAAGAGTACATGGCAAAACTACATGCAATGGATACACATACATAATTATATATTTGTGATGTATGTTTTTATGTTGATTAAGATTGAATCTAGTGCAATTTGCAAGTTGCCAAAAATATGTCAAAGCGTCAAACTCTGGTCAAGCAATGATATCGGCATGAGACATCATAATAGAGTATACTGTACAATTGAGATTGCAGGTATGTATTTAATATCTATTTCTTCCAGAAAGTTAATAAGAAAAAATGTCAAtaaaaatcacaaaaattaaCATGCTCCAAAACTGCACCTTTACTGGAACAGAAATGTATCCAGAAAATTTGACCAATTCTATTAAATAACATATCTTACAGAAATTTATCGgagttttctaggtttggagTGTTCCAGATATGTTTTCAGCAATAGTGAGTCCACATGGCAAATAATAGCCACCCAGACAAATTCCATAGTCATCAAAACCCAAGCATGAAATTACCATAACAGGCGTACAGGAAGGGCATTTCAATCATAATCAAGAAAGGCTATCAATGACGAAAAAATGAAAATTGAGTGTTCCAGTTTAATAAgaaaatatagaaagatgctTAGCATGCACACTTGCATAGCGATATGGTGGCCAAGGCACTTGTTGAACCCACTCCATCAAATAAGTAAATCGCACTTGTCCCATGATACAGCTTGTCTTTAAAAAAGGCACGCACTTATGCAGTTTTGGGACACAGTATTGGAAGTCTTGATGACCTAAGAGCTCCTAGATCTAGATGTCTCCATAAAATGCTAAGTGGACAGAAAGTAAGCTGATATATGTACTAAAAAAACACATCTCACAATTACTACTAAAATATGCTCAACAAAGAACAAGTGCATTTGCAAGCAAAATGATGGACAAATGCATCATGTTCGAATGATGATTTGAACAAAGTTTAAGAGGACAGCAATCAAAACAATAGATTTACTTGTACCTCACCGATGTGAAGAAAATTTTGACCATATCAAGAATCAAGTCCTCACAGCCAATGTCAACCATTATCATAGAACATCGAAGCGCAGCAACACTTTCCAATATCTTCATCCTTCTAGTAAGATATGGACTGCTAGTTTCAGTAAGGTCTGCAAATATGCTGATAAATAGCCTAAATATTTCCTGTAAAAAAAACAGTTAACCAAGTGTTATTGAGTGCAGTCCTTGGTCAAATTGCTATCTTCACTACTTATTCTCAAAAGTAATGAAGTTTTAGAAGTTTTATTGAGAAAGATGTAACTATTAGGTAGTATTTCGCATCACCAGATACAGAGGGCATGACTGTTATGTACCTTAAGTATTTCATCGCTaaaaggtggatcaggtgcgagGATCCGCATAACCTCAATAAAGCAAACAGCAACAAGAAGTTTGACATCCTTGTCCTTATGGTTGAGTAAAGTGGTCTGGGCTAGAGATTTACTcaaagcatgaagagcatcctGCAGAGAGGATGATTGACTAAGCTCTGATAATGCATTTTCAGCTTGCTGCAGATAAGAACAAAAAGTGTGTTAGGGAAGTAAAGAATATTAATCCACTATTATATGACCCTTTCATCACTATGGTTATCCAACTTGAGTATGGATTAATAATGTACAAGTTCATGGCTAGTTCCAGAATAACTTCTATGCTAGGATGAACTTTTTTTTGAACCCTATGCTAGGATGAAACTTTTAAAACAACAGCATGATCAAATCACAGTTACACAAGAGATTAAAAGGTAACAAATCGTTGAAATGTTAAAGTGACTCGCTGTCAATTTACAGAGATGAGTATGACCCTGCCTCATAAATCCTTTCATTCTGCATCTAAATATTCATGTGAAAATCATGCCTAGCAGCTTCCTCTGTTATAGCAGTTCAGAAAGAAAGCAAACATGGAACAGCAAGCAGCGGCAAAGCACTGAATTTATGATTGCTTTTCTGCTGCTTCAAGTTGGCAGGACGGTCTTTAATAGGAAACTGGTAAATTTATTCCCCGCCTTGAAAAATAACCCCACAAACAAAACTAGTTTAAACAGAAGGGGGGTAAGTGCCACAAATCTTCACCAGGGAAGCATGTATGATTAACAATAAGTGCCACAAATCTTCACCATCAACCCCGAAAATCCCCCATTACGAAACCAACTCCTGAGTATCTACTCGCTCAAACAGAAGCACCACATTGACCAAACATGACATCCTCTACAGGTATATACACAACTTCTTCAGCGCTACTTCACTATCACTCCAGCTTCAGATGAAAATTAGTACGTACTGCAACTTGGTATTCAAATTCACTAAAAATTGTCAGAAACTCGGCAGAGCGCATCCACTTCCTGAACCCTAACTTccaatttgaggagcaaatacCACCAAACTTAGCAACGCGCCAGTGCACCATCGCAAGGGCTATACTATCAAATTCGAAACATCAGAGGCGGCGCGGCAATTCACGGGAAATGGAAACGCGCTCGGTTAGATCGAGGAGCAAATGAGCCAGGAGGAAAAGCGGGTGGAACAGTGCAGGGGTCACCTTGAGCAGCTTGACGAGAGCGTCCTTGCCTAGGCGCGGCTGCGCGAGGTGCTTCCCGACCTCCCTCACGACTTGCTCCGGCGAGTCGGGCattgcgggcggcgcggcggcgcctggaTCCCGGAATCCGAAACCCTAGAATGCTACGCGGTGGGAGAACGGGCGGGGACGGAGGATGAGGCGGAGGCCATGAATTTGAGGAGAAAGCAGGGTGTCAGAGCGCGGGGTCG
This genomic interval carries:
- the LOC120673621 gene encoding sister chromatid cohesion protein PDS5 homolog A-like isoform X3 encodes the protein MPDSPEQVVREVGKHLAQPRLGKDALVKLLKQAENALSELSQSSSLQDALHALSKSLAQTTLLNHKDKDVKLLVAVCFIEVMRILAPDPPFSDEILKEIFRLFISIFADLTETSSPYLTRRMKILESVAALRCSMIMVDIGCEDLILDMVKIFFTSVRQGLQQSVCQAMLSIIVQILNEKVTQPLVDLILRNLVKDGKGASHKLAFDIIHNCPEKLEPIVRSFLSSCIFNKDIPVNDLRKLHHKVILEIYQCARQILFAVIPNLTHELLSEQVDIRLEAVHLIGRLLALSNLHFGQENKLVFIEFLKRFSDKSAEVRIAAIDAAKACYMVKSSGDEAQDILTSLQGRLLDFDEKVRIRAVNTVCDLAKSNLSLFPHEVILLAAERLRDKKASVRKNVMHKLLELYRDYCEKCSKGTATVNTHYEQIPAKLIVCFHNDIESFRPQNMELIFAEELFPSSLSPKERATHWIEFFSYFKPEHIKALNIIFSQKRRLQLEMQAYLSLRAKKEEPSDEIQKKICASFRKMATSFADTSKAEECFKNLHQMKDNNIFKDLVGLIDEGTTFATSCLIRDSFLKRIGHKHPIHSFFKILSIKCSYSIFNREMICAIFESLLSCGNELTDYVDSACDLLLVVALVFPSLFRGSEEYLLKLLSEESVLINEKTLRILAHLAKPTHHLSISFSNVIYPLLEQKCIEGTRAESKYAITAIASLHSPDDQKFAKLCKKVVSGLNDNRNVPTLLQSLGSILEHSPSVYELYGRQIVNSIQDILMSTEFISTSGQSSLDGNSTCCCSCKLKVYCLKALVKGFLPRIARARINGILGKLLEYEKGLFPDIALCENDSLYLQLAAGKCVLKLATRWDSHISPELFRNTILMARDPSYIVRKSFICKLYGLLKRRAIPVRYACALALASTDCSGDVRAESANYLSEVLKEQRRFFVQQNRASKDSIVDNPAYAVVFLIHTLAYDGGFPSNYIEDQTSFPEFCSPLCVMLRALVEVDSFNRTEHGPTISSVSVLSGIFRAIQKAEDPSDSEITPKLHILSKIGLLIIKDLDKHCKMSDSPRHILLPSSYYKLSGSERKVDECQENFISDKLVKRILKAHEPYKHQDNVKCSFVSERVSSESAPEREACSALSKLVGRNASVCDKGKGNKSLASGKSVSKKKDQNTNSSLEKENVSSCGSAGTKLSSPGSLGLSKEADSGDCVSLLDKQKRPMNRCSTRNTRASEADPNSCRKTVDISNFRLRECSFKRDHDKGSSESQKHEALLSGSLVLCSELEDIGDCDDNFVKPPLSNKRADLKKRGKRALQLLNSQNSSDVTGVDTRDNVRCTRARKVRV
- the LOC120673621 gene encoding sister chromatid cohesion protein PDS5 homolog A-like isoform X6 yields the protein MPDSPEQVVREVGKHLAQPRLGKDALVKLLKQAENALSELSQSSSLQDALHALSKSLAQTTLLNHKDKDVKLLVAVCFIEVMRILAPDPPFSDEILKEIFRLFISIFADLTETSSPYLTRRMKILESVAALRCSMIMVDIGCEDLILDMVKIFFTSVRQGLQQSVCQAMLSIIVQILNEKVTQPLVDLILRNLVKDGKGASHKLAFDIIHNCPEKLEPIVRSFLSSCIFNKDIPVNDLRKLHHKVILEIYQCARQILFAVIPNLTHELLSEQVDIRLEAVHLIGRLLALSNLHFGQENKLVFIEFLKRFSDKSAEVRIAAIDAAKACYMVKSSGDEAQDILSKALLLVVLLYRLLCCQPFHVDIHFFAASLQGRLLDFDEKVRIRAVNTVCDLAKSNLSLFPHEVILLAAERLRDKKASVRKNVMHKLLELYRDYCEKCSKGTATVNTHYEQIPAKLIVCFHNDIESFRPQNMELIFAEELFPSSLSPKERATHWIEFFSYFKPEHIKALNIIFSQKRRLQLEMQAYLSLRAKKEEPSDEIQKKICASFRKMATSFADTSKAEECFKNLHQMKDNNIFKDLVGLIDEGTTFATSCLIRDSFLKRIGHKHPIHSFFKILSIKCSYSIFNREMICAIFESLLSCGNELTDYVDSACDLLLVVALVFPSLFRGSEEYLLKLLSEESVLINEKTLRILAHLAKPTHHLSISFSNVIYPLLEQKCIEGTRAESKYAITAIASLHSPDDQKFAKLCKKVVSGLNDNRNVPTLLQSLGSILEHSPSVYELYGRQIVNSIQDILMSTEFISTSGQSSLDGNSTCCCSCKLKVYCLKALVKGFLPRIARARINGILGKLLEYEKGLFPDIALCENDSLYLQLAAGKCVLKLATRWDSHISPELFRNTILMARDPSYIVRKSFICKLYGLLKRRAIPVRYACALALASTDCSGDVRAESANYLSEVLKEQRRFFVQQNRASKDSIVDNPAYAVVFLIHTLAYDGGFPSNYIEDQTSFPEFCSPLCVMLRALVEVDSFNRTEHGPTISSVSVLSGIFRAIQKAEDPSDSEITPKLHILSKIGLLIIKDLDKHCKMSDSPRHILLPSSYYKLSGSERKVDECQENFISDKLVKRILKAHEPYKHQDNVKCSFVSERVSSESAPEREACSALSKLVGRNASVCDKGKGNKSLASGKSVSKKKDQNTNSSLEKENVSSCGSAGTKLSSPGSLGLSKEADSGDCVSLLDKQKRPMNRCSTRNTRASEADPNSCRKTVDISNFRLRECELEDIGDCDDNFVKPPLSNKRADLKKRGKRALQLLNSQNSSDVTGVDTRDNVRCTRARKVRV